A genome region from Choloepus didactylus isolate mChoDid1 chromosome 12, mChoDid1.pri, whole genome shotgun sequence includes the following:
- the LOC119506871 gene encoding coiled-coil domain-containing protein 70-like: MAVSESKWINRRKILCLFSSFFSCTQDGNKLKHESHGVETNLWRDNKISRDENRELRKENKSLRGENKALQRENKVFRMDNQLIREENQSLRQQNQILWKVKSMILESQKSSGEKVNALNTERKSYWQQNRALEAQINALKEQEKAFQNEAKALREEVRSLHKEIMALQHQEKAFKMEEQALMKEGIALKMEEQALWKEEQALREENKALREENSALQEEKDALLGEAKVLEEWNKILQGNNSKHHMLAGKCTIVQ, from the coding sequence ATGGCTGTCTCTGAATCAAAGTggataaatagaagaaaaatactgtgcttgttttcctcatttttctcttgcacTCAAGATGGAAATAAGCTCAAACATGAATCTCATGGGGTGGAAACAAATCTTTGGAGAGACAATAAGATATCCAGAGATGAGAACAGGGaacttagaaaagaaaacaagtccCTCCGGGGGGAGAATAAAGCCCTTCAACGAGAAAACAAAGTCTTCCGAATGGATAACCAGTTAATCAGGGAAGAGAACCAGTCTCTGAGACAGCAAAACCAGATTCTCTGGAAGGTTAAAAGCATGATTTTAGAGAGCCAAAAATCATCTGGGGAAAAAGTCAATGCCTTGAACACAGAAAGAAAGTCTTATTGGCAACAGAATCGAGCCCTGGAGGCCCAGATCAACGCTCTCAAGGAACAGGAGAAAGCCTTCCAGAATGAGGCAAAGGCTCTTCGGGAAGAAGTCAGGTCTCTCCATAAAGAGATCATGGCCCTCCAACACCAGGAAAAAGCATTCAAAATGGAGGAACAGGCCCTGATGAAGGAGGGAATAGCCCTTAAGATGGAAGAGCAGGCTCTGTGGAAGGAGGAGCAGGCTCTTCGTGAGGAAAACAAGGCTCTTAGAGAAGAAAACAGTGCCCTTCAAGAGGAGAAGGATGCCCTTCTGGGGGAGGCTAAAGTCCTTGAGGAGTGGAATAAGATCCTTCAGGGAAATAACAGCAAACACCATATGCTTGCTGGGAAATGCACAATAGTACAGTAG